In Methanobrevibacter sp., the following are encoded in one genomic region:
- a CDS encoding DUF749 domain-containing protein — MFIATLGGIFRFKDLPEDYGPYVQFKAAIDKREEIKDNDEIAILDIVGTGSHHVLFLDSYNNRDEIRRELREADAKVNVTTLKILEGHI; from the coding sequence ATGTTTATTGCAACATTAGGCGGTATATTTAGATTCAAAGATCTTCCTGAAGATTATGGACCATATGTCCAATTCAAAGCGGCTATAGATAAAAGGGAAGAAATCAAGGATAATGATGAAATAGCTATTCTGGATATTGTCGGAACCGGCAGCCATCATGTTCTTTTCTTGGATTCATACAACAATCGTGATGAAATTAGAAGGGAATTAAGGGAAGCAGATGCAAAAGTGAATGTCACCACATTAAAAATATTGGAAGGACACATATGA